TTTTTAGTTACTAAAGAGGAAGTTATAAgtgaaatgagcagaaaaaagaggaagtaCAACCATGACTATTAAAAGCTTGGATTTTCACTGATAACTCCTGATGATGTTCCATGGCCACGGTGTGAATTTACAAAGAGGTGATTGCAATTGACAGCATGAGGCTGtgtgacagtgttaattttaacatCTATTTTAGTGTTAGTCTCAGCCcaagtctttagattaaatgcctttagttttagtcacgttttagccatttttaccattatagttttagtcgacggaAACTCATAAACATTTAAGTAATTTCTACcgttttttgttttagttgacGGAAACtcataaacattttagtctatttttagacataaaaagtcctcacattttagtctttcattttagttcaagcatttattttcttgcctaaatctggtaccaaatcatggtagtgtgttctctgcactctgccaaacctggggtccctgctttctacagctgagaggcagaatagctacagatgcattgtttttgacagatttacccacagtgaagtaatatcatggattttgaatgtccaatgaaaatgaaattacattttagtctagtttagggctgaaacgattcctcgaATTATCCGGGTAAttcgattaaaaaaattcctcgaggcaaattatctgcctcgaggcttcgcttaaatcagtcctgtatcCATATAAGCCCACGCTGTATCGCGCCGTATGTGCACGGCGTGCTGTGCTTCGCACGGACGGCTATTTATGCGGCACAGTGCCcttgttttcgctgttactaTAACTTAACATGCATGATATGAGGCGTGAAAATCACAagggaagagaaagagatgCAGTAATGTTTACAGGTAGGCTACTCGTCCTGCGTTTTTACGCATCCACTGGCTGcggcttcatggcagatatgGCACTACTCCTGCAACTGTGAACCTATGCAGATCTCTGAGTTTATGTGCTGGCTGCATGACTCGCAGCACTCAGTTTCTGTCTACAGACTTtagggaatttcataaacttctctgattgacccgacgGTTTCACAGAAAACCTTTAGGCTTCACGATTTAAGTCCTGCTTTGGTgcttcccccctctctttctatctctctctatctctctctccgcCTGCGCATGTTATCAGcgcactgacgtcttgattccagcgtatttttcaaaaagtttcagcatcccGAACAATTTGATAAGAATTCtattgataatgaattgacaccaatAAAACGGAAACACGCTATTGCCACAGACGGTGACTGAGAtcaaaggtcaaagttcatcatcatacagtcaggattcaacaggtcacagaagcagctttGTCCCTTAAAAtatgttctccatgtcagtggatggtcttaaaaggatgaactcacaaacaaaaatgtacaaaaattgaaagtgaacacccttttgaaaaatagaccatattcctgtaatctaaaggttcacccttcagacatcatcagaccacttgtgtgaatgatggaactttattcttgctagaatgtaaaatattacattcatgcataaaatagaggatgaaaaaatgatttagtgtccctttactttaatgactcacaggaaaataaatatgaactacaatgaaagaaataaagtactacttctcttgaaaaagccaaagattgattaaaaaaatgcaatcttTCTTATTAGAGGTCTCGATTAATCAtcagaagaatcgatagagtactcGAATGCAAATAGAATCTATTGCTGCAGccctagtctagttttagtcgtcttgatgaaaacttcgcttacttttagtcagatttattcatcacagatctgtctttggctagtcttagtctagtcttgtgggaaaaaaagctgtcgacaaacaattttagtcataattttagtcaacaaaatcaacactgctgTGTAAACTTTGGCATCATACTGAGACTTAGCACAGACGTTTAGTGGAGTTTTTTGACAGGATGCAAAAGGAGTTTTGATCACATAAAAAAGCAATGGAGACGTGGGCACTGTTTATACCAAGGCAAACGAAGCATCATAACAGGAAGATCCCAGAATACAGAAGAAACACACTGACCCACTCACATATCTTTACAGATAAAGATCTGTGATCAGTAATGGGACAAGCTGCAgggtgaaaaatgcaaaaaatttcaagttttgagtcatctgaccacagaacagttttccattttgtctcagtccTTTTTCAGTGAGCTCTGGCCCAGAGTTGTGTTTACATGTGGCTTCTTCTATGAATGAAACAGCcttaacttgcatttgtagaCGGTACAGAGAActgccacatgtggctctagagccacaccTTGAATATGACTGCTATAATCCATTGAtatttatttggttttattttttattatcaaacacctgaaaacagacaaaaagagatGAATTGTCTCCTTTTTACAAAAGCATAGAATATAAGCTCTCACAGCACTGCATGACATTGAAGGTGAAATACAGTATGTGGCTGCACAAAACAATGAATCTGTTCGGCTCATTACATCAAATAAAAGATGCTAAGCTGCTCCTTCATTGGTTTAGAAGTTTTTGGTAGTTTCTATGCACTGAATGATGACACATTGTTGCAGCCTTCTGATGACATGCGGCCTGAGATGCAGATGTCAGACGTCCCACGTGACGAGCGAGCAGAGTAGAGGTACTTCTTGCTGAAGCACCACAGGTCCACCACGATCTGCCTGAAGTGGTTCCTGAACTTCACCCCTATGAAGGCGTAGAGGATTGGGTTGAGGCAGCAGTGGAGGTAAGCCATGCTTCTGGAAACAGCCAGAACTTTAAGTTTTATCTTCTCAGCCTCACAGCTCCTCTCCTTAAACAGAGACACAGTGTGGATCAGTAGGGCCACATTGTAGGCCAGGTGGCACATGATGAAAACCACAACCACAGCCAACACCACACGCACAGCCTTGTGCCTCTGGCTGCTCTGTGCTCTCAGCAGGGTGCTTATGATGCTGGAGTAACAAAACACCATCACCAGCAGAGGAACCAGGAAGCCGACGGCCATTTGTAAACTGGGAACGAGCACCTTCATGAACTTTGCTGTCTGTGATGTGGGAAAAGATAGCTGACACATCACTGTGGCATTCTCCGCCCCCAGGTAGCTCTGCTCAAAGCGCTCAGTATACATGAGAGTGGGAAGAGTCAAAGCCACAGCAAACAGCCGAGCAGATGAGGCGGCTGTAGATAAGCATGTGAACAAGCACCAAATGATCTTCAGGCCTGAACTATGGCTATGTAACGATCTGTACTGATGAGGGCCAGGAGGAGCATGCCACTGTACAGGTTAATATACAGgactgaaatggctttaaagtgcaaaaaaatgggggaaataaGGTGGAATAggataaaattgataaaaaaatttgatataaaaaggcaaaaatgtgttaactgtatttaaaatgggcaaaaagtgttgTCAAAGGGgctgatagaggcaataatgggtcatcAGAGGCAACCAAatgtataaagtggcaaaaattcaattaaaagtggcaaaaacaggcagaaaaaagtgatggaaagggtttaaaatggacaaaaatgggttttaagtggcaaaaatgtgctaataaTGGTacaattggtgttaaaaagtgatgaaaaaggcataaaattgggcaaaattggTATGAAATAGCAacattataattttaaaaatacacataGTTTTTTCAAGAATCTgatgaccccctctcagtgtctcgcgaccccaagattgagaaccactgttctgaGGGACTCTGTGtctctgaaatgctccttttacacccagttATGATACTGAcatgttgccagttaacctaataaGTTATAAAAATACACTTCccgctgtttttcattagtaccacttacttttccagccttttgtttgcctgtcctttctttttttaaaagtgtgtctGTCATCAAATGCAAaattagctaatatttttatgaaatgatgaaatgtctcagtttcaacatctgatgtgttgttaatCTTTTACTGTGGATAAAATAGGGGTTTCTGAGATTCGCAAATCAtcgcattctgtttttatctacattttacacagcgccccaacctttctggaattggggttgtaaaatGCATTGGATTTACATCTGCTTAAGGCTTCCATATGTCATTTTCTCAGGCGCACATTTGTGATCCACTGAAAAAATATCTGTGCATCATTTTTGGggcccgacccaccagttgaaaaacactgcagtcTATGGATCTGACAATAACTTTGTGTCCTACACCATAATATTATTCCTTAAAACTCTAATAATATTAAGCATTTCTATaatccagtgttactcaaccctgctcaaccaaagagccaaattgttgaaaaatacctttccaagagccacaatctaaggggtgaaaagtggcaaaaaaaaagtttgaattgGCATTATCAAAAAGTTAAggaaagcaaaaatgggtgaaaaggggcaaaaatggggaggaaaacgtgggaaaagggtcagaaagtagcaaaaatgggtgagaagttgcaaaaaaataagtttcaggttgcaaaaaatggtcttaaagtggcaaaacaaggcaaaaaatgagtgaaaagtgactaaaatgggcaaaaagcagtccagagtggcaaaaatagaaaacaagcagtatttaatggcaaaaggtggctgaaattggtgaaaagtgatgataaagggcaaaaatgggataaaagtggctaaaagaagaggcaaaatgggcaaaaaagaggaaattgtGGTACTTAACATATAAAGGTagcttaaaggggcaaaaacaattgtgaaagggggtaaaaattggataaaggtggcaaaaggaagtggctgaaatgggcaaaaactaggaaaaaagtggtattcaatgacaaaaggtaccttaaattggtgaaaatggggaggaaaaaatggtgaaaaagcgcaaatatgagataaaagtggcaaaaaaactggtaaaagtTGCAAAGTTTTCGTGTTTCATGtcgaaaatgggcaaaaaagtggtatttaatggcaaaaggtagcttcaatgggcagaaagtggcaaaaatggtgaaaagggacaaaaatgggatgaaagtggcaaaaggaaatggctaaaatggcataaaatttGGAAAACAGTGGTATCTAATGACAAAAGATAtgttaaatgggtgaaaatggggagtaaaaatggtgaaaatgacaactatgggataaaggtggcaaaaaactggtaaaagttgtaaaaagaagtgtccaaaatgggtaaaaaactggtatttaatggcaaaaggtagcttcaatgggcaaaaatgggatacaagtagcaaaaatgggcaaaaaagaaggaaaaaagtggtatttaatggcaaaaggtagctttaaataatgaaaagtggcaaaaaaatggtgaaaaagggcaaaaaaattccttttttaaggtttcctGGGGGAATAATtaaaattatgatattaaagagccacaaataatcacaaaagagccacacctTGAATATGACTGCTATAATCCATTGAtatttatttggttttattttttattatcaaacaCCTGAAAAAAGACGAAAAGAGATGAATTGTCTCCTTTTTACAAAGGCATAGAATATAAGCTCTCACAGCACTGCATGACATTGAAGGTGAAATACAGTATGTGGCTGCACAAAACAATGAATCCATTCGGCTCattacaacaaataaaagatGCTAAGCTGCTCCTTCATTGGTTTAGAAGTTTTTGGTAGTTTCTATGCACTGAATGATGACATATTGTTGCAGCCTTCTGACGACATGCGGCCTGAGATGCAGATGTCAGACGTCCCACGTGATGAGCGAGCAGAGTAGAGGTACTTCTTGCTGAAGCACCACAGGTCCACCACGATCTGCCTGAAGTGGTTCCTGAACTTCACCCCTATGAAGGCGTAGAGGATTGGGTTGAGGCAGCAGTGGAGGTAAGCCATGCTTCTGGAAACAGCCAGAACTTTAAGTTTTATCTTCTCAGCCTCACAGCTCCTCTCCTTAAACAGAGACACAGTGTGGATCAGTAGGGCCACATTGTAGGGCAGGTGGCACACGATGAAAACCACAACCACAGCCAACACCACACGCACAGCCTTGTGCCTCTGGCTGCTCTGTGCTCTCAGCAGGGTGCTTATGATGCTGGAGTAACAAAACACCATCACCAGCAGAGGAACCAGGAAGCCGACGGCCATTTGTAAACTGGGAACGAGCACCTTCATGAACTTTGCTGTCTGTGATGTGGGAAAAGATAGCTGACACATCACTGTGGCATTCTCCGCCCCCAGGTAGCTCTGCTCAAAGCGCTCAGTATACATGAGAGTGGGAAGAGTCAAAGCCACAGCAAACAGCCAAACAGCCGAGCAGATGAGGCGGCTGTAGATAAGAGCACGTGAACGAGCACCAAATGATCTTCGAGCCTGAACTATGGCTATGTAACGATCTGCACTGATGCAGGCCAGGAGGAGCATGCCACTGTACAGGTTAATACTGTAGGCTGACCTTAGCACCTTACAGACCACAGACCCCATCAGCCAGCTGTTCTGCTCATTGTAAATGATCAAGGGCAGAGCCACAACGAATATCAGGTCAGCTACAGCCATGTTGAACAGATAACTGTCCGTCATGGTCTTTGTTCTCTTGTAGAAGATGTAGGTGACGATTACGAGAGCATTTCCAATCAGGCCGAAGGCACAGATGATGGAGTGGATGTAGGTTTGGGTGCTGATCTCCACAGGATTAGGATCTAGATTGCAGAATCCATCTTCATCGTCGGTGTAATCTTCACTGAAGTAATTGTCTGTAGTCACCACATCCATGGTTTCAATCTAAAGGAGAAGatgcaaatatttacaacagtCAGTAAATAACAGAGATtatcacttgtttcctcttaCAGAGGGAAATCAACCTGAGTCCATTCATTCTTGTCGGAATCTCTGTGATGTCCCTCAACCCTGCAAAACTCCCCTCCTCCATAATATTTTAATCTGCCATGAGAACATAAAACTAGATTGAACTTTAAAGGTGGATTTTGGAGAGAATGCATGACAGTGTGTTGGCTTGGCAAACAAACTGCTAAGTAGCTAACAGGCTACAACCGGTCACATTTATCAGCTTGATATAAAAATACTGTTGGATTAATTACTTTGATATGAAATACGGCATGTTTTATCAGTTTATGTAATTAGTCTATACAGTGCTTAtcacatttattagaccaccctaaccctaaccaaagtaaggtttatgccacagctgccctaaattaacagcattggtaattaccaaaatcgttttttatgtttctgcaatggttaatacaccaatatgtagaagctctttaacccaaatgatatttttaatcttaaaatataattattattgttatccatgaaatttcaaattaactgatttacaaaaaaaagctgacaaaatagtaaagcacattattatttcttgattaatatgtcaaattatagttatttacttgcattcctgaacagaaaaatgagttttagtggtt
This genomic window from Cheilinus undulatus linkage group 18, ASM1832078v1, whole genome shotgun sequence contains:
- the LOC121525785 gene encoding C-C chemokine receptor type 6-like, with protein sequence MDVVTTDNYFSEDYTDDEDGFCNLDPNPVEISTQTYIHSIICAFGLIGNALVIVTYIFYKRTKTMTDSYLFNMAVADLIFVVALPLIIYNEQNSWLMGSVVCKVLRSAYSINLYSGMLLLACISADRYIAIVQARRSFGARSRALIYSRLICSAVWLFAVALTLPTLMYTERFEQSYLGAENATVMCQLSFPTSQTAKFMKVLVPSLQMAVGFLVPLLVMVFCYSSIISTLLRAQSSQRHKAVRVVLAVVVVFIVCHLPYNVALLIHTVSLFKERSCEAEKIKLKVLAVSRSMAYLHCCLNPILYAFIGVKFRNHFRQIVVDLWCFSKKYLYSARSSRGTSDICISGRMSSEGCNNMSSFSA